The sequence TACCCCTCAGGAGGTCGGGCACAGCGCCAAAACGCGCCACTCGTGTCCGCTCGCTCCCCTCGAGACGCCTCAGGACGGCGGTACCATCGACGTGCCCCAGCACCAGATGGCCGTCCAGCCGGCTGCCCAGCGTCATGGCCCGTTCCAGGTTCACGGATATCCCCGGCCTCAGGCCGGAGAACCATGTCCGCTCCGCAGTCTCCGGCATCATCTCCACGTCGAAGACGTCTCCGTGCAGGGCGACGACCGAGAGACAGACGCCGCTCACGGCGACGGACTGCCCGAGCACCAGCTCCCGGGCCGTCCCGGGCCACTCTATGGAGAGAAGGTATACGGCATCCGTCCGGTGAAAGGCACGAACCGTACCGACCGCCTCTACAAGTCCGGT is a genomic window of Fretibacterium sp. OH1220_COT-178 containing:
- a CDS encoding riboflavin synthase encodes the protein MFTGLVEAVGTVRAFHRTDAVYLLSIEWPGTARELVLGQSVAVSGVCLSVVALHGDVFDVEMMPETAERTWFSGLRPGISVNLERAMTLGSRLDGHLVLGHVDGTAVLRRLEGSERTRVARFGAVPDLLRGIVSKGSVAIDGVSLTVVDVSDSDFSVGLIPTTLASCTLGRMRTGSVVNLETDILGKYVERLLGRSGRGTRLSIEELKDLGY